Genomic window (Meleagris gallopavo isolate NT-WF06-2002-E0010 breed Aviagen turkey brand Nicholas breeding stock unplaced genomic scaffold, Turkey_5.1 ChrUn_random_7180001874198, whole genome shotgun sequence):
NNNNNNNNNNNNNNNNNNNNNNNNNNNNNNNNNNNNNNNNNNNNNNNNNNNNNNNNNNNNNNNNNNNNNNNNNNNNNNNNNNNNNNNNNNNNNNNNNNNNNNNNNNNNNNNNNNNNNNNNNNNNNNNNNNNNNNNNNNNNNNNNNNNNNNNNNNNNNNNNNNNNNNNNNNNNNNNNNNNNNNNNNNNNNNNNNNNNNNNNNNNNNNNNNNNNNNNNNNNNNNNNNNNNNNNNNNNNNNNNNNNNNNNNNNNNNNNNNNNNNNNNNNNNNNNNNNNNNNNNNNNNNNNNNNNNNNNNNNNNNNNNNNNNNNNNNNNNNNNNNNNNNNNNNNNNNNNNNNNNNNNNNNNNNNNNNNNNNNNNNNNNNNNNNNNNNNNNNNNNNNNNNNNNNNNNNNNNNNNNNNNNNNNNNNNNNNNNNNNNNNNNNNNNNNNNNNNNNNNNNNNNNNNNNNNNNNNNNNNNNNNNNNNNNNNNNNNNNNNNNNNNNNNNNNNNNNNNNNNNNNNNNNNNNNNNNNNNNNNNNNNNNNNNNNNNNNNNNNNNNNNNNNNNNNNNNNNNNNNNNNNNNNNNNNNNNNNNNNNNNNNNNNNNNNNNNNNNNNNNNNNNNNNNNNNNNNNNNNNNNNNNNNNNNNNNNNNNNNNNNNNNNNNNNNNNNNNNNNNNNNNNNNNNNNNNNNNNNNNNNNNNNNNNNNNNNNNNNNNNNNNNNNNNNNNNNNNNNNNNNNNNNNNNNNNNNNNNNNNNNNNNNNNNNNNNNNNNNNNNNNNNNNNNNNNNNNNNNNNNNNNNNNNNNNNNNNNNNNNNNNNNNNNNNNNNNNNNNNNNNNNNNNNNNNNNNNNNNNNNNNNNNNNNNNNNNNNNNNNNNNNNNNNNNNNNNNNNNNNNNNNNNNNNNNNNNNNNNNNNNNNNNNNNNNNNNNNNNNNNNNNNNNNNNNNNNNNNNNNNNNNNNNNNNNNNNNNNNNNNNNNNNNNNNNNNNNNNNNNNNNNNNNNNNNNNNNNNNNNNNNNNNNNNNNNNNNNNNNNNNNNNNNNNNNNNNNNNNNNNNNNNNNNNNNNNNNNNNNNNNNNNNNNNNNNNNNNNNNNNNNNNNNNNNNNNNNNNNNNNNNNNNNNNNNNNNNNNNNNNNNNNNNNNNNNNNNNNNNNNNNNNNNNNNNNNNNNNNNNNNNNNNNNNNNNNNNNNNNNNNNNNNNNNNNNNNNNNNNNNNNNNNNNNNNNNNNNNNNNNNNNNNNNNNNNNNNNNNNNNNNNNNNNNNNNNNNNNNNNNNNNNNNNNNNNNNNNNNNNNNNNNNNNNNNNNNNNNNNNNNNNNNNNNNNNNNNNNNNNNNNNNNNNNNNNNNNNNNNNNNNNNNNNNNNNNNNNNNNNNNNNNNNNNNNNNNNNNNNNNNNNNNNNNNNNNNNNNNNNNNNNNNNNNNNNNNNNNNNNNNNNNNNNNNNNNNNNNNNNNNNNNNNNNNNNNNNNNNNNNNNNNNNNNNNNNNNNNNNNNNNNNNNNNNNNNNNNNNNNNNNNNNNNNNNNNNNNNNNNNNNNNNNNNNNNNNNNNNNNNNNNNNNNNNNNNNNNNNNNNNNNNNNNNNNNNNNNNNNNNNNNNNNNNNNNNNNNNNNNNNNNNNNNNNNNNNNNNNNNNNNNNNNNNNNNNNNNNNNNNNNNNNNNNNNNNNNNNNNNNNNNNNNNNNNNNNNNNNNNNNNNNNNNNNNNNNNNNNNNNNNNNNNNNNNNNNNNNNNNNNNNCGCTCCAGCCGCCGTGCCAGCTCCCTGCCGCCTGCCCCGGCCGtgggcagccccagctgctccGCCACCGCAGGGAACACGGCGTGGGCGCTGCTCAGCGCCATGCAGTTCAGCACCGCGCTGCGACTGCCCGCCAGCTCATCCTGTGGGGATGGGGCAGCGTCACACGGGGGTGTCCGCATCCCACTGCCCACCCTGTGAAGTCCCATAGGAGAGCCCCATGTGCTCACTCTGAGCCTCTTGCAGGAGGCATTGCAAAGATCAGGAGTGCAGTTAGGGGCAGCAGATGGGATCCCAAAAGTCACCCCAGGAGCACAGTAGGGGACCTCAAAACCCACCCACACTCAGGAGCAGGGTCAGGGACAGGGGACGAGATTCTTCCCAAACTCTCCCAAGGACCAGGGGCCCCAAAGCCCACCCTAGGAACCAGATTAGGGGAAGGAGGCAGACCCAAAACCCCCCACAAGCAGAGTCTGAGCAGGCAACTGGACCCTGAGCCCACTCCCAGGAGCAGAGTTAGACTTAGGTGCAGGACCCAAAGTCCTCACCGGGAGAATGGGATGAGACCCGAAAGCCCACACCAGAACCAGGGTTAAGGCCACGGGACAGACCCCGAGCCCCCATGGGCGGGGTTACGGGATGCTCACACACCTTGCAGTCACGCAGCACGCAGCTCACACACGCTGTTTTCCCAGTGCCGGGTGCTCCTGCAATGTAGAGGCTGCCGGGGCGGCGTGCAGCCACGTGCTCCCGCAGGAACTGCCGGATGgcagctgcctcctgctcccGGCCGTGCAGGCGCTCGGGCACCGCCGCGTGCAGCACACGCTTCGCCTGCTGGTAGCACGTGCCTGGGGCAGAGGTGGGAAAAACGAGGGGGACGAGGGTGGGCGACGGGCCGAAGCCGTCCCCAGCTTTAGGGACACGTCCCGCTGCCACCCACACCCACCTTCCTGCCTGAAGAGGCGGCTGCGGGTGGGCCCTGCGCTGCGCCCCGAGCCCTGCGGCGTCTCCTGCCCGCGCTGCAGCACGGACGGCCCTGGGGCGTTCTGCTTTCCTGGGGAGGCCGTGGGGTCCCCGAAGAGCACTCGGCAGCCGCGGTTCTCCTTGCAGCGCTTGGCCGGGGAGCAGGGCGTGGCGTGGGGCACATTGCACAGGTTGTCGTCGCCTGCAGAAGGGAAGCTTTGTGTGACCGGACGCCGCAGCCTCACATCAcggtgcccagggctggggctgccccgACCGAGGAGCCTCAGGAGGTGNNNNNNNNNNNNNNNNNNNNNNNNNNNNNNNNNNNNNNNNNNNNNNNNNNNNNNNNNNNNNNNNNNNNNNNNNNNNNNNNNNNNNNNNNNNNNNNNNNNNNNNNNNNNNNNNNNNNNNNNNNNNNNNNNNNNNNNNNNNNNNNNNNNNNNNNNNNNNNNNNNNNNNNNNNNNNNNNNNNNNNNNNNNNNNNNNNNNNNNNNNNNNNNNNNNNNNNNNNNNNNNNNNNNNNNNNNNNNNNNNNNNNNNNNNNNNNNNNNNNNNNNNNNNNNNNNNNNNNNNNNNNNNNNNNNNNNNNNNNNNNNNNNNNNNNNNNNNNNNNNNNNNNNNNNNNNNNNNNNNNNNNNNNNNNNNNNNNNNNNNNNNNNNNNNNNNNNNNNNNNNNNNNNNNNNNNNNNNNNNNNNNNNNNNNNNNNNNNNNNNNNNNNNNNNNNNNNNNNNNNNNNNNNNNNNNNNNNNNNNNNNNNNNNNNNNNNNNNNNNNNNNNNNNNNNNNNNNNNNNNNNNNNNNNNNNNNNNNNNNNNNNNNNNNNNNNNNNNNNNNNNNNNNNNNNNNNNNNNNNNNNNNNNNNNNNNNNNNNNNNNNNNNNNNNNNNNNNNNNNNNNNNNNNNNNNNNNNNNNNNNNNNNNNNNNNNNNNNNNNNNNNNNNNNNNNNNNNNNNNNNNNNNNNNNNNNNNNNNNNNNNNNNNNNNNNNNNNNNNNNNNNNNNNNNNNNNNNNNNNNNNNNNNNNNNNNNNNNNNNNNNNNNNNNNNNNNNNNNNNNNNNNNNNNNNNNNNNNNNNNNNNNNNNNNNNNNNNNNNNNNNNNNNNNNNNNNNNNNNNNNNNNNNNNNNNNNNNNNNNNNNNNNNNNNNNNNNNNNNNNNNNNNNNNNNNNNNNNNNNNNNNNNNNNNNNNNNNNNNNNNNNNNNNNNNNNNNNNNNNNNNNNNNNNNNNNNNNNNNNNNNNNNNNNNNNNNNNNNNNNNNNNNNNNNNNNNNNNNNNNNNNNNNNNNNNNNNNNNNNNNNNNNNNNNNNNNNNNNNNNNNNNNNNNNNNNNNNNNNNNNNNNNNNNNNNNNNNNNNNNNNNNNNNNNNNNNNNNNNNNNNNNNNNNNNNNNNNNNNNNN
Coding sequences:
- the LOC104916180 gene encoding cell division control protein 6 homolog produces the protein LLGRGSPSPGHRDVRLRRPVTQSFPSAGDDNLCNVPHATPCSPAKRCKENRGCRVLFGDPTASPGKQNAPGPSVLQRGQETPQGSGRSAGPTRSRLFRQEGTCYQQAKRVLHAAVPERLHGREQEAAAIRQFLREHVAARRPGSLYIAGAPGTGKTACVSCVLRDCKDELAGSRSAVLNCMALSSAHAVFPAVAEQLGLPTAGAGGRELARRL